From the genome of Aspergillus oryzae RIB40 DNA, chromosome 4:
TTGCGCCAAGTCTCTTGTAGGAGCCTATCACCAGTTCTCCCTTGAGCCCTCGAGCCAAAAAGTCCGTGACTACGTACAATACATTTCCGACTACAATATCGACCCCGACCCGCACACAACGTTGGATGCGAAGGTAGGAGAGGCGATAACGTATATCTGGAATGATCCATGCACATCCACAGTATTGGAACATCAGAACGAGTTCTACTTGATGGATTCGGCCCCATAGTAAGCTCTATCGCTTCCTAGGTTGtacggaaagaagatgcaCTGACAGCATCTGGCTAGTTTTTTCGAGGAAGCAAAGCGCATTGCATCTCCAGATTTCATACCCAATGTAAACGATGTGCTTCGCGCCCGAACGAAGACCACCGGTATCTATGAAACTAGGTTTACAATGGGCCAGCTGAGCATACAGTATGTGAACTCACACTGTCTATTCTTGGGACGTCGCTTACACGTTGTGCAGCATGTTTGATGTGGGTGGACAGCGCAGCgagcggaagaagtggattCATTGTTTCGAGAATGTCACCTCCATCATATTCTGTGTGGCATTGAGCGAGTACGATCAAGTGCTTCTGGAAGAGAGTAATCAGGTAAGCGTTGTCGCATACCAATGGCCAGCCTTGCTACTAACCTTGCTGCAAAGAATCGAATGATGGAGAGTCTGGTGTTGTTCGATTCTGTAGTCAACTCTCGATGGTTCATGCGAACGAGTATAATCCTGTTCCTAAATAAGGTCGATCTGTTCCGCCAAAAGCTCCCTCGGTCCCCCTTGAGCAATTACTTTCCTGATTACTCTGGCGGCAATGATGTGAACCGCGCCGCCAAATATCTGCTGTGGAGGTTCAACCAAGTTAATCGAGCACATTTGAACCTCTATCCCCAGTAAGCGCCCCGCAAATTTCCAATGAAATTGTCCTGTACTGTGTGACACGCAACTGACTTCACTTTTCACATCAGTTTGACACAAGCCACTGATACAACCAACATCCGCTTAGTATTTGCTGCGGTAAAGGAGACGATTCTACAAAATGCTTTGAAGGATTCAGGTATCTTGTAGACTTGAATGCTCTGCGCGCAGACATCTCGAGTCGGACAGATCGCGATCTCTGGGCCTGTTGAGTTTCCGAGTGACCGAGCTACGTTTGCTTCCGACAGCCATGACGCTCTTTCTAtcctattttcctttttatgCATCCCCGATACTCCCTCGTGTTTTGTGGATAGGCATCGGCGTTAACGGTACTAGTCTTCGTTTCAGTTTAATATGCTAGGCGCTTGGTTGGATCATAGTCATTGGGACTTTGTGGCATGGAGTCATCTCTATCTTGGTTCTCGTTTTTATCCATCTAtttcatttttccttttcatttttctgAGAGGGGTATGCTTTTTTCCAGGGGGGTTATTTATCTGCATCATTCAAGTATCGATCGGCttggcccttttcttttggcctGGATTTC
Proteins encoded in this window:
- the gpaB gene encoding guanine nucleotide-binding protein subunit alpha gpaB (G-protein alpha subunit (small G protein superfamily)) codes for the protein MGSCVSTEPADNEPKKRSQAIDRRLEEDSRRLRRECKILLLGSGESGKSTIVKQMKIIHQNGYTVEELALYRLTVCKNLLDCAKSLVGAYHQFSLEPSSQKVRDYVQYISDYNIDPDPHTTLDAKVGEAITYIWNDPCTSTVLEHQNEFYLMDSAPYFFEEAKRIASPDFIPNVNDVLRARTKTTGIYETRFTMGQLSIHMFDVGGQRSERKKWIHCFENVTSIIFCVALSEYDQVLLEESNQNRMMESLVLFDSVVNSRWFMRTSIILFLNKVDLFRQKLPRSPLSNYFPDYSGGNDVNRAAKYLLWRFNQVNRAHLNLYPHLTQATDTTNIRLVFAAVKETILQNALKDSGIL